The DNA window cGCTTGTGAGGTCTCGGCACgttgctgccaccgccaccacgacggccgtcaccgccgcggtTGAAGTTTACAGGCATCGTCGTGAGTGTCGCGCTGCCGCGTAGCGATGACGGTCGCGcactctgctgctgctgctgctgagacGATGACACGTGCATTGTCGCTCGAGACCCCTGCAGGGGGTGACCACTAACAGAGCCACTCTCCCGCACTTCTTCCTTGCTAGGCGATCCTGTCAGAGAGCACAGGGGTGCCGCCGCGGGTGATTCGCGCGGGACAGGGGCCGTCAGTGATGGCATGGGTACGAGACTCGCCAGCTGTGGGCTGCTgctaccaccgccgccgccccacgCACCCACCGCGCGACCTACAATGGGCGAGCTGGCCGCGGACGAAGACGATGTTGTGGTGCCACACGCCACGACCGAGGCAGCATgggcgctgacggcgctcGACGACAGCGGGTCCAAGGACTGAAGGGTGAAGGTGgcactgcagcgctgcacatTGCGTACGATGACGTCAAGCGCTgcctcggcatcggcgggGGTgctggggtgggggaagacGTGGGAGGCGTGTCGTATCACCTCTGCACACGCGTCACGTACCGCCAACTGGAAcggcgccgcgtccgccAAGGACGGCATTTTGGTCCTCAGCCGGAGACGATCGCTGAACCGTTCACGCACCTCCTGCACATCGCGTTCGCCGACTGCCTCGactcgctgcagctgcttcagatTCGAGTCTAATTCGGTGCGCAGTCGCTGGCAGACTTCTTCAAcaccgcgccgccgcttgaGCTCCGCCCGCTCCGCGTGCTCCTTGTAGTCGGTGAAGAGCTTTAGACACTCGCTGAGCAGTGCATCCACCGACTCGTTCAGCCGGTGCACAGTGCGAAGACACTGCGCGTCGTACTCCGCCATCACGGCAGACCACGCTGGTGGCGCCATGGAGCTGCTTGTAGTTCGCGACACTAACAGGGGCGCTGACGCGTCCATCACGCTCGTGACCAGCGTCGAGCCGCAGTATTCCTTGCTATCGTCCTTTGTCGGCACGTCAgtgacagcggtggcaggaagcggtgtcggcggcagaggcggagacGACAGTGGTGGAGCGCCGCTCCCTCGAAGAGCACCAGTGCTATTACTGTTGCCCACGGGGCAACGGCGAGGGCCGCTGCTGGCCGCggtgccaccaccgccgcaccgaGGACGACCGGCGCGGCGTGTCGGACTCACCgaggccgacggcgcgcctgaggtgacgctgccgcgctggagAGATGACGTGGTGCTACCGCGTGCGGAGtagggagcggcagcagccatgACCCGACTGGGGTGTTGGGAgaccgcagccgctgcgacgGCTGTCCGCGAGGGGGATCCGTTAGGGGTGGGGCCTGCGACGCCACGACTACCTGCTGTCTGCGACAGCGACTGAGTGCCGCCACTGAGGAGGGCCTGCGAGGGAGgcggtgtgcagctgcgccgttcTGGCGACGTTGCGGCAACGGCGTCCAGAGGGCACCTGAAGGCGCTGTCGTCTGCCTTCTGAcgcatcacctcctcctcattCGCCACggccgtcgcagcagcagcgtcgttCTGCGGACAACAAGcgggcgagagaggcagcggcgggagAGTGGTGGGCACGGGCTCCTCCAGCGAGTTGAGCAGTTCGGTGCGCCACGCCTGTAGACGCGCGTAGTTGTCCGTGAAGGAGGTTTTTACTGCGTCCTTGGCCTCCGCGACCCCACCGCGTATCACGCGTTGGAGTGCGGCCGCCTGATGCTCGAATCGCTTCAGCGCTTCATGGTACACCTCCTTGAAgttctgcagctccgcctctttATCCACCAAGAGCGCGTTCAGCACCTTCACCTGAGATTCCCATATGTGCTGCcgtgcgtcgctgctctgACGGTCCTGCatgagctgctccaccgcctccttgaGCTGGTCGTACGACTCAGCCATCTCCTGCGTCTGCTCATGTTCTTCCTTTGTTACGTAGTACCCGCCCCGCTCGTTCACCCGCTCCTGCAGGCGGTTGCGCAGTTTCTGGTTCTCGACCTCCATCGAGCGCAGCCGGACAagcagcttctccttctccgtgtTGGCGGCGTTGCGGATGCTGCGGGCCTTGACGGCGTAGAGCAGCGTCGACTTGGTCTCCTCGATGTCGCGGCCAACGGATGAGATGCAGGCGATCATGAGCGTTCGGGCAGTGCCGCCGATAGAGTCTTGTAGCAGCTCTGTCAATTTCGAGTCGCGGTACGGCACGTGGCTGGGCCGCGTCGCCTCATTCGTGTTGGACAGCGCGAGGAAGACGCTCTTCAAGGCCAGCAGCGACTTGTTGATCTTGCCAGcctcgccagcagcgacgccggaGGCCTGCGACTTCTTCAAACTCTCCGACCCGGCCAGGTCGATCATGAACAGATGTGCCACCTCGGTCTGCTCCGTGAAGGCATTGTACTCCTCCATGTCGAAGATAAAGACGACGTgcgagcggctgctgcgctcgtTCATCAGCGTTGCCGCCGTGTGGCGCCACGACAGGCCACGCTGGATCGTCTCAATGGCGTCGTTGACTCTGCACAGCGTCGCCTTGTGGGTGAAGCGCGGGAAGCCGGAGATGAGCgtcacctcttcctccccatTCGGACTGAGCATGTCCGTGAGGTGCTCATTGTAGATCTCGATCATGGACAGCGTCAGCGCGCACTGTGCGCCATCCGCGATCTTCCGCTGCACATGCTCCAGCATGTTTGCTACTACCTTGTGCACCAGGCCTTGCTCGCCGTCCTCGCTGCCAAGCATGGTGTACgtcttgccggtgccggtCTGGCCGTAGACCATAATCGTGCCGTTCATACCCTCCTTCACGCATTGCAGTATTGGCCGACATGCCTGGAAGACGTCCTCCTGCGTCGAGGTAGGAGAAAAGGTGAAGTCCGGGTCATATGTCTTGGAGTCGAGCAGGATGCGGCGGTTCTGAATGTCAAGGCCGCCGGCCGGGCGCTCCTGCCCAAAAagcgggcggcagcgcaccgccaccttgATGCTAGACGACGACATGGACTCGCACGTGACCCCGTCTTTGCTGCTGCAAGAAGGGCAATCGCCtcgggggaggaagagaacgagtgcgcgtgcgtgtatgccgTGGGGTGTGCGTCCACTCTGTTTAGAACCCAAGGGAACAGAGGAAAGGATCGACAGACCTTATTGATGAGCGGAGTTGacctctgcgcgtgtgctctGCGTGAGTTCCGTAGCCGGAGAGATAGGATGGTCGCGGTGGTTGTCGTCGTTATCGtaagggagaggaggatgcgAATGATATGGCTGGGAGGAGGCTGTGGGTGTGCTgctctgtctgtgtctgtcttGTGCAGGAGCCGAAAAGTAGAGTTGATGGCTTGATCTAAGGTGTTTCTAAAGTGAGAATGCAGCGTGGGgtaccacacacacacacgtagcGCCTGTATTGGACTCTATGTACGACTCTCAGTCcacggtgtgcgcgcgtatGACTGCATCAGCGGACGCAATGGCGCGTGAGGGGCGAAAAATGGATGAGGAGGGGACGCGTAGTTTGTATGTCTCGAGCACAGCAACGCCACgcggagcacacacacgaaggcGTACACACGTGCGGCTCCACGGGTGCCTATGTGCCTGAGCGTGCGGGGTTCGATTTCAGTCGTCTGTTACCACAGCACACGGACTtggagaagagcagcgggGTGGTCAGCAATACCGCGCGCACATGCTCATCGCCCgaacacgtgcgcgcgtgctctaCATGGGAACCCGGGGTTCCCTCCTTCAGAGAAGCCGCAAGACCGTGCAGTGACAAGAACATGCTTTTTTTCATGTCGAAGAAGAACGGCAAGACGAGAAGGCGAGGGGCCATACTATCAGGGCATGTGAGAGAACTACagctggggggggggaggtgagggggaagggagggagggggggggcctcTGTGGGCGAGACCGGGACGGTTTCCCTTACCTCCACAAAGCAGTCAAACAGAAACCACCGCACCACGACAAGAGAAAGCCGGTGAACGCGGGCAACCACGGCGAGGGAAGCCAACGACAACAACAtacacgaaaaaaaaacgatgcAGTggaccccctccccctgttCTCCGCCTACTCATCTGCTTGCCCGTCTTCCGCTCCACTAGCGGCTCACCACGAAGCCGTTCATCGTGCGGTGCACCGGCGGCTTCGCCATCgcttctgcaccgccgctcGGGGGCACCACCTCCGTGCAATTCTCCACGTCCACGGCCGTCACCTGCGACTTTGGCGACCCTCTGTAGCACCACGTCTCCAGTGCGCTGATTTGCTCCTTGGTCCCCTCGGCCAAGATCTCGACCCGGCCGTCTGGTAAGTTGCGCACAAAGCCTGTCACGCCCAGCTCCGTGGCCTTGAGCGCCGTGTACTTGCGGTAGAAAACACCCTGCACACGGCCGCTCACGAAGATACGATATGTGTAGATGTAGCACGACGCCTCCATGGGGTtgacgacggcagccgcagcgtcctCTTTCGTGGATATGGAGAGCGCAGTCAAGGGTGTGAGTCTGTTTTCGAGCTTGCGCGTGTTCGTGTATGCATGCGCGAGCAGGGCTGCCTTTCCTTTGGCAATCGAACGCTCTGTGATGGGCGAGTCGAGGAAGGAGAAAaagtctgtgtgtgtgggggggggcatgaaaagcagctgcggcaacgGGAGCAAGGGCGTAGCACCCGCCACCACAAAGTCCGAGACGGCGgtgggcgaggaagaggcgccTCTTTCCCGGCTTTGCCAAGGCTTGCATCGGTGCGGACATCTTTTTGTGTCTCCCACTggcagaggcacacacacgcatacacccactcacacacatatatatatatatatatatatatatatcgatatctatatatagatagatgTCACCTCCTGGCGTCGCGCAGTCTGAATGCGACATCGTGAACAGGGATGAGGAAGCCCAGAAAGATAAAGGCCACCGTGaggcaacacacacacacacacacacacacacacacaccaacacccaggagggaggggcccTTCGATGCCCCTCATCACCGCATCGCTtcagacacacacgaggGAGGCCGGCTACAGTCAccgagtgagagagagggagcgagagcgctAAACGTCTGCATCCATCGCCTTGATCGCGGCGTGAATGAGTCCCTGCAGACTGAGCGCCTCGCTGCTCAGCTTGCTGGCCCCATCTTTGCCGTCAGCAGTGTCGACGTGGGtgacctgcagcagctcacagaTGCGATTAATCTTGCTCTTCATCCGGTGCTCCAGGATGGTGCGGATGGCATGCCGATCCTTCTCGTGCACCATTAGCTTTCTCCTCAGCGCTGCCACCTCCGCTGTGTCGGCGGCGGACGCTTCTGATGATTCGCGGCCGTTTGCGCGACCCTCCATCTCCCGCTCCAGCTGTGTGATgcagcactgctgctcttcaATCCTtttctgcagcgccgcctcccgcgCCTGCGCATCGCGCAACTTGCGCTCCGCATCCGCTGCGCTCGTGGCACTGCTATTCCCCGAGGGCACAGCCTCAGCGTCAAGGAGCACATCTGGCAGCTGCGTCAATATCCCGTGAAGGCGCacttcctcctccacctcctgcagccgctgccacacGCGGCTAACAGCAGACCGCCGACTCGTGTCAGGTGACGCGATAGCCGACGAGGTCGCTGTCTCAAGCAGGTGCTGCACCTCCACGCGGATGCGGTCGATCTCGCGCCCAAGCCGCACCCTCTCTGCCGTGTCGGCGCGAACGGCGTCTCGGACCGCGTCCATCGTGCTGACGTAGGCTTTGCGGCGCGAGTCCCACTCCGCTCGAAGTTCTCGCTGCACCGCATCTATGGTGGCACCGTTCTGTCCACTGCTCAGTCGATGCGCCAGCAGGCGCGCCTCCTTGTCGGCGATGTGCGCCCTGTCCTCGCTGTTGCGCAGTTGAAGGGTCAACGCCGCCACGGtggagcgcagctgcgccacttGCGCGTTGTAATGCGCGTGCAAAATCGagtcggcgcgctgctgcaggatACGAGTCAGctccgcggcgtcgacgaggcTGCCCTCGACTGATCCGCTCCTGTCCTTGCCCGAAgcagccaccgcggcggcgtctttgCGGCCTTGTAGCATGACCAACTCCACGGCGAGCGCCTCCGCGGTAACAGTGCGGCTCGGTTGAAGGAAGGATCGGTATCGCGGCGACGTGCCGGCCCGCGCGCCAGCCTCCGACGACGGGGACTGCACGCGCCTTTGGTAGATGTATtctgccgcctgcgcctcacTCGCGTTCCCGACGAGCTGCGGGTTGACAACCATCATTGCGgtcgaggacggcggcggcgaggtggcCCGCCGCCCTGCGTTGCCTTGCCGTGCCAacagctccagctcctcctccaacgTCTGCACGTGCTGGTCGTAGGCGTCAACTTCTTCTTGGAGAAGCAGGATCGTCTCGTCGCGGTCGTTCAGTCGGGTGGTGAGGCTCAGCATGATGTcgcgctgcttcagcagcaggtgcttgTAGCGTTCCACCTGCTCCTTGTCCTCTTCCACGGCCTGACGCTCCCGGTCCAGCTCGAGAAGCCGCTCGGCGTACTCCTGACTGGTGCGCGGGTTGCCCTCCATGCCACCCTCGCGCATGATGGCCTCTAGCTCGCGTATGCGACTCTCCAGCTCctgccgcacacgcatctCTTCCTGATGTGCCACCGAAGACTTCTCAAGCGCCGCAAGCGCCGCCTGCCGgtccgcctccgcacgcCGTCGGTCCTCCTCCAATTCGGAAAGCAGCAAATGGGTGTCAGTCGAGCTCATGAGCCCAttggcgccaccgccgcccatcTCCGTGCgttcctgcagctgctgccgcagtcgCTGCAGTTCCTGCTCGTACGCCCTGAGCAGCGTTGCCTGGCTCATGCCCTCGTTCACCACGGCGTGGTTCTGAATGTTCTTGGCGCGATTGGCGAACATGAGCGTGGAGAGAGACTCCGCGTACGACTCCAACGCCGGTGAAATGCACGCGATCAGCGTCGTCTTGCAGTTGCCGCCAAGTGAGTCTCGCAGCGCGCTTGTGAGGGCGGAGTTGCGGAACGGGatgtgccgctgcactcgaCGGCCGTGTGCGCCGGACTTGGCGGCCAAGGCAGAGATGACGTTGCCAAGCTCGTGCAGCGACTTGTTGATGTTCTTGGTCTCCTCCAGTCTCTGCCCCGTGACCCCGGCCAGGCGGATTTTCTCGCTGCCGGCCAGGTCGACAATGTTCAGTTTGCCAAAGCGGTAGGAGAGCGGATTCGCCTCGTTGccctccatcgcctccacgACAATGGTGAAGATGGCGTGCGAGCGGGAGGACAGCTCGCTCAGCTTCGTGGCACTGgtcgcccgcagcgccgtgcccTTCGCGATGAGCCCGTACACGTCCTCTGGGGTGCGCACGATCCACTCCGACAAGCCATCGACGTAGACGCCGCGCTGGGGTGTGTGGCGCACGGCGAGGCTGCTGCTACGGCttgcaccgccgctgctgctgctgctgctggcaaCGAACGCCGTGGCCGGCGGCTCCAGCAGGTCCGAGATGACCTCGTTGTAGATTTGCATGTAGGAGGCCCGCACGAGGAACTTTGTGTCCtcgctggtgcggcgcctCTCCTGTATGCACGCAAAGACATCTTCGACAGCGCGAGGAACAATGccacgctcctcctcgttggTGAAGCCCTCCATTGTGTATGTCTTGCCTGTGCCCGTCTGCCCGTACGCCATGAGCGTGGCGTTGTAGCCCTCTAGCACCGATAGGACCGCTGGCCGCGCGCTCAGCTCGTATACGTCCTCCTGCGTTGCGTCGGCCGCGTAGACGCGGTCGAACGTGTAGCTCTGGCGCGAGTACACCGCCCCCCGACCGTCCTCTGTGTCTAGAGCATCGCAGAGGGTGATGGAATTGGGGTGCTCTGGTACTATTTGAACCACGTCGACGAAGGGTCGGTAGCCGTGCAGCTCGCGGTGCAGAGGTGGACGtacgcgcaccgccaccttaAAGTTGCCGCGCGTGTTGgtagcgccggcgccggagTAGAGGTTGGCGCCGTCGGAGTGCTCTGGCAGCGAGGATGCCGCCGTGGCGAAGGGGAAGCGCTCCTGTAGATGCGGCCTCGCCTCACTGTGTACAGAGGCCGTGCgcgggctgctgccggtgaAAAATTCGTCCTGCTGACTCATCAAGGACGGCAACACGCTTCGGTCGTGCTCGCAACGGGCGTTGTAGCCGGCACATGGTCTTTGCGAGTGCATGATGgacaagagagaggggaaagaagggaggaagggaggtgCTGCAACTCACTATAGCGGCAGACAGGAATCAACGATGCAAGAAGAATGCAGACGTATGTGGGAGTGACGTACACATCCACCCACTGACCCGACTCTCCATCAATCCAaccacacccacacccacacccaca is part of the Leishmania major strain Friedlin complete genome, chromosome 25 genome and encodes:
- a CDS encoding putative kinesin codes for the protein MSSSSIKVAVRCRPLFGQERPAGGLDIQNRRILLDSKTYDPDFTFSPTSTQEDVFQACRPILQCVKEGMNGTIMVYGQTGTGKTYTMLGSEDGEQGLVHKVVANMLEHVQRKIADGAQCALTLSMIEIYNEHLTDMLSPNGEEEVTLISGFPRFTHKATLCRVNDAIETIQRGLSWRHTAATLMNERSSRSHVVFIFDMEEYNAFTEQTEVAHLFMIDLAGSESLKKSQASGVAAGEAGKINKSLLALKSVFLALSNTNEATRPSHVPYRDSKLTELLQDSIGGTARTLMIACISSVGRDIEETKSTLLYAVKARSIRNAANTEKEKLLVRLRSMEVENQKLRNRLQERVNERGGYYVTKEEHEQTQEMAESYDQLKEAVEQLMQDRQSSDARQHIWESQVKVLNALLVDKEAELQNFKEVYHEALKRFEHQAAALQRVIRGGVAEAKDAVKTSFTDNYARLQAWRTELLNSLEEPVPTTLPPLPLSPACCPQNDAAAATAVANEEEVMRQKADDSAFRCPLDAVAATSPERRSCTPPPSQALLSGGTQSLSQTAGSRGVAGPTPNGSPSRTAVAAAAVSQHPSRVMAAAAPYSARGSTTSSLQRGSVTSGAPSASVSPTRRAGRPRCGGGGTAASSGPRRCPVGNSNSTGALRGSGAPPLSSPPLPPTPLPATAVTDVPTKDDSKEYCGSTLVTSVMDASAPLLVSRTTSSSMAPPAWSAVMAEYDAQCLRTVHRLNESVDALLSECLKLFTDYKEHAERAELKRRRGVEEVCQRLRTELDSNLKQLQRVEAVGERDVQEVRERFSDRLRLRTKMPSLADAAPFQLAVRDACAEVIRHASHVFPHPSTPADAEAALDVIVRNVQRCSATFTLQSLDPLSSSAVSAHAASVVACGTTTSSSSAASSPIVGRAVGAWGGGGGSSSPQLASLVPMPSLTAPVPRESPAAAPLCSLTGSPSKEEVRESGSVSGHPLQGSRATMHVSSSQQQQQQSARPSSLRGSATLTTMPVNFNRGGDGRRGGGGSNVPRPHKRARSAAASSTSSGGGAPPSSRRTTATRRSGH
- a CDS encoding putative acylphosphatase, with translation MPPPTHTDFFSFLDSPITERSIAKGKAALLAHAYTNTRKLENRLTPLTALSISTKEDAAAAVVNPMEASCYIYTYRIFVSGRVQGVFYRKYTALKATELGVTGFVRNLPDGRVEILAEGTKEQISALETWCYRGSPKSQVTAVDVENCTEVVPPSGGAEAMAKPPVHRTMNGFVVSR
- a CDS encoding putative kinesin, giving the protein MHSQRPCAGYNARCEHDRSVLPSLMSQQDEFFTGSSPRTASVHSEARPHLQERFPFATAASSLPEHSDGANLYSGAGATNTRGNFKVAVRVRPPLHRELHGYRPFVDVVQIVPEHPNSITLCDALDTEDGRGAVYSRQSYTFDRVYAADATQEDVYELSARPAVLSVLEGYNATLMAYGQTGTGKTYTMEGFTNEEERGIVPRAVEDVFACIQERRRTSEDTKFLVRASYMQIYNEVISDLLEPPATAFVASSSSSSGGASRSSSLAVRHTPQRGVYVDGLSEWIVRTPEDVYGLIAKGTALRATSATKLSELSSRSHAIFTIVVEAMEGNEANPLSYRFGKLNIVDLAGSEKIRLAGVTGQRLEETKNINKSLHELGNVISALAAKSGAHGRRVQRHIPFRNSALTSALRDSLGGNCKTTLIACISPALESYAESLSTLMFANRAKNIQNHAVVNEGMSQATLLRAYEQELQRLRQQLQERTEMGGGGANGLMSSTDTHLLLSELEEDRRRAEADRQAALAALEKSSVAHQEEMRVRQELESRIRELEAIMREGGMEGNPRTSQEYAERLLELDRERQAVEEDKEQVERYKHLLLKQRDIMLSLTTRLNDRDETILLLQEEVDAYDQHVQTLEEELELLARQGNAGRRATSPPPSSTAMMVVNPQLVGNASEAQAAEYIYQRRVQSPSSEAGARAGTSPRYRSFLQPSRTVTAEALAVELVMLQGRKDAAAVAASGKDRSGSVEGSLVDAAELTRILQQRADSILHAHYNAQVAQLRSTVAALTLQLRNSEDRAHIADKEARLLAHRLSSGQNGATIDAVQRELRAEWDSRRKAYVSTMDAVRDAVRADTAERVRLGREIDRIRVEVQHLLETATSSAIASPDTSRRSAVSRVWQRLQEVEEEVRLHGILTQLPDVLLDAEAVPSGNSSATSAADAERKLRDAQAREAALQKRIEEQQCCITQLEREMEGRANGRESSEASAADTAEVAALRRKLMVHEKDRHAIRTILEHRMKSKINRICELLQVTHVDTADGKDGASKLSSEALSLQGLIHAAIKAMDADV